In a genomic window of Physeter macrocephalus isolate SW-GA chromosome 14, ASM283717v5, whole genome shotgun sequence:
- the LOC112065309 gene encoding LOW QUALITY PROTEIN: olfactory receptor-like protein OLF4 (The sequence of the model RefSeq protein was modified relative to this genomic sequence to represent the inferred CDS: inserted 3 bases in 2 codons), with protein MEPWNLTGVSEFILLGFSEEPNLRPXIFVLFLSIYLITVFGNLLIILAAIYDSHLHTPMCFFLSDLSFVDLCFTTTTVPKMLVNIQTQRKVITYTGCIIQMHFFLFFSGLDIYLLTAMAYDRFVAVCHPLHYMVIMNSRLXGLLLLVTWSVSVLHSLLQSLMVLQLSFCTDMEIPHFSCELNQMVQLACCDTFLNNMVVYFAAVLLAVGTLAAILFSYSKIVSSVRGISSAQGKYAAFSTRVSHLSVVSLFFCTSLGVYLSSAATHRSHSSAKASVMYAVVTPMLNPFIYSLRNKDIKGALKRFFGMAAIKGPMVIGLKNCP; from the exons ATGGAACCATGGAACCTTACAGGAGTTTCAGAATTTATTCTTCTGGGATTTTCAGAGGAACCAAATCTAAGAC TCATATTTGTGCTTTTCCTCTCCATATACCTGATCACTGTGTTTGGAAATCTGCTCATCATCCTGGCCGCCATCTATGACTCACACCTCCACACACCCATGTGCTTCTTCCTCTCCGACCTGTCCTTTGTAGACCTCTGTTTCACCACTACTACTGTCCCAAAGATGCTGGTGAACATCCAGACACAGAGAAAAGTCATAACCTATACAGGTTGCATCATCCAGATGcactttttcctattcttttcagGGCTGGACATCTATCTTCTGACTGCGATGGCCTATGACAGGTTTGTGGCCGTCTGTCACCCCCTGCATTACATGGTTATCATGAATTCCCGACT TGGACTGCTGCTTCTGGTGACCTGGAGTGTAAGTGTCTTGCATTCATTGTTACAAAGCTTAATGGTGTTGCAACTGTCCTTCTGTACAGACATGGAAATCCCCCACTTTTCCTGTGAACTCAATCAGATGGTCCAACTTGCCTGTTGTGACACCTTTCTTAATAACATGGTGGTGTATTTTGCAGCCGTGCTGCTGGCTGTTGGTACCCTTGCTGCTATCCTTTTCTCATACTCTAAGATAGTTTCCTCCGTACGTGGAATCTCATCAGCTCAGGGGAAATATGCAGCATTCTCCACCCGTGTGTCTCACCTCTCtgttgtctctttgtttttttgtacaAGCCTAGGAGTGTACCTTAGCTCAGCTGCTACCCACAGATCACACTCTAGCGCAAAAGCTTCAGTGATGTACGCGGTGGTCACACCCATGCTAAACCCCTTCATCTACAGTCTGAGGAATAAAGACATAAAGGGGGCTCTGAAAAGATTCTTTGGGATGGCAGCTATAAAAGGGCCAATGGTCATAGGGCTGAAAAATTGCCCATGA